Proteins encoded by one window of Syntrophorhabdaceae bacterium:
- a CDS encoding TVP38/TMEM64 family protein gives MIRTSLVKSKTASNLLRLFLALCILALITVIFYVYHAGVWRDILYYYRFFINQRHLRSFIASFGPYAAPVFMIIQALQVVFAPIPGEVTGFVGGYVFGNTWGTIYSTIGLMLGSSAAFGIARVLGLAFVEKIVKREYIEKFNSFVTHKGLYISFLMFLIPGFPKDSLCYLLGLTHMRFLDFFLMNLIGRLPGTVMLTLQGSAVKNENYLAFFIILIISLLSALVLYIMREHILHRASHFLHRLHSASSKRHKNS, from the coding sequence TTGATCAGGACATCGCTCGTTAAATCAAAAACCGCCTCCAATCTGTTGCGATTGTTTCTTGCCCTGTGTATCCTTGCGCTGATCACGGTCATATTCTATGTCTACCACGCAGGAGTGTGGCGAGACATATTGTACTACTATAGATTCTTTATCAACCAGAGACACCTGCGATCATTTATAGCTTCCTTCGGGCCATATGCTGCTCCCGTTTTTATGATTATTCAGGCACTGCAAGTCGTCTTCGCTCCCATCCCGGGTGAAGTGACGGGATTTGTCGGTGGATACGTTTTCGGTAATACCTGGGGAACCATCTATTCGACGATAGGTCTTATGTTAGGCTCGAGTGCCGCCTTCGGCATTGCGCGCGTACTCGGTTTGGCATTCGTCGAGAAAATAGTGAAACGAGAATATATAGAGAAATTCAACTCTTTCGTTACTCACAAGGGTCTATACATATCATTCCTGATGTTTCTTATCCCCGGTTTTCCCAAAGACTCCCTCTGCTATCTGCTCGGCCTGACTCATATGAGGTTTCTCGATTTCTTCCTGATGAATCTCATCGGACGTCTGCCTGGCACGGTGATGCTCACGCTTCAGGGAAGCGCCGTGAAGAATGAGAACTATCTCGCCTTCTTTATCATACTGATCATCAGCCTGCTTTCAGCCCTGGTGCTCTATATTATGCGAGAACATATTCTTCATCGAGCTTCACACTTCCTGCATCGACTGCACAGCGCTTCTTCGAAGCGCCACAAGAACAGCTAA